A DNA window from Plasmodium brasilianum strain Bolivian I chromosome 12, whole genome shotgun sequence contains the following coding sequences:
- a CDS encoding hypothetical protein (conserved Plasmodium protein) has product MDDFLIKLKKISEQYNNLLLEKKIIDKRITNIEENIHKYEETKQKSLKEVELKKNQLLKNKNKHLIKCQKMEELNNKLNEILIRKQRIDDEEEKNIIKKQIDTVNKTYTLLNNVQKLNDTIVKDNNNYYKLITQKIHNNNFSNKKTLNILNCFLNKNRATILEKDNEHNAFPNNFKMIQTNDTIQKLIHLFSNDHTSLTLEKQQFLFVLLMNVLKKIFHMKEKVIHDENKSNEVIHNFLYNNYILLQ; this is encoded by the coding sequence ATGGATGACTTTTTGATAAAACTGAAGAAAATATCAGAACAATATAACAACTTGTTGttggaaaaaaagataatagataaaagaataacaaacatagaagaaaatatacataagtatgaAGAGACAAAACAGAAATCACTGAAAGAAGTAGAATTGAAGAAAAATCAATtgctaaaaaataaaaataaacatttaataaaatgccAAAAAATGGAAGAGTTAAACAACAAGCTgaatgaaatattaataagaaaacaAAGGATAGATgatgaagaggaaaaaaatattataaaaaagcaaattGACACAGTTAACAAAACTTATACTTTATTGAACAATGTTCAGAAATTGAATGATACAATAGTTAAGGATAATAACaactattataaattaataactcagaaaattcataataataattttagcaACAAAAAAAcgttaaatatattgaactgcttcttaaataaaaatagagcTACCATTTTAGAAAAAGACAATGAGCATAATGCTTTTCCCAACAACTTTAAAATGATTCAAACGAATGACACAATTCAGAAATtgatacatttattttcaaatgaCCACACATCCTTAACTTTAGAAAAACAACAGTTCTTATTTGTACTACTAatgaatgttttaaaaaaaatatttcacatGAAGGAAAAAGTAATACATGATGAGAATAAGTCTAATGAAgtaattcataattttttatacaataattatattttactacaGTGA
- a CDS encoding N6-adenine-specific methylase encodes MVFLKYIGTLIFLLISVFVLFPNINTKICCANYIRNNKYTIISKFYPQEKNINTVKYIKYVLFVNKPFFCFSKNGRSNIKNWNPLNKLQNVVTVEIENSFFLGAFSNNAIGGKKSIKGNSEIEKNFESDGMTAERLGGDGMTAERLEGYGMTAERLDSDDIPALAFEGESGGKICRDRNEKQNYDETEKSKNKMEVPNKREKRIMKKDLYGIPEEELSIRRLPNRKIKSKYKFCKIKKYRETININYRKKKILSIHEGKFKNKKIFSPDTYTRPMMSKVKESIFSILSHMSLFSCTDINVIDIFSGSGNLGIECISRGIQNITFVDLSLNSCRTIYENLKLCNIHHLDNKIIRSDAIELLNNPFKFNIEEKFHLAFFTPPYEQIVYSKLIHSISESELFDNDCLIFIEYPKEIEMLPHKVYNLIGLRNRKFGRTYFALYVLNSTGKFETYERKDEFYPLHYNRKQRRQEKYI; translated from the coding sequence atggtctttttaaaatatattggtACACtcatttttctattaataagtgtttttgttctttttccaaatataaatacaaaaatttgtTGTGcaaattatataagaaataataagtATACCATTATAAGTAAATTTTATCCACAAGAGAAGAACATTAACACGGTAAAGTATATCAAATATGTGCTTTTTGTAAACaaaccttttttttgttttagcAAAAACGGTCGttctaatataaaaaattggaaTCCATTAAATAAGCTCCAAAACGTTGTGACAGTTGAAATAGAgaactccttttttttaggGGCTTTTTCTAACAACGCCATCGGAGGTAAGAAGTCTATTAAAGGGAACAGCGAAATTGAGAAAAATTTCGAAAGCGATGGAATGACTGCAGAGCGATTAGGGGGTGATGGAATGACTGCAGAGCGATTAGAGGGATATGGGATGACTGCAGAACGACTTGATAGTGATGACATACCTGCCTTAGCATTTGAAGGCGAGAGTGGAGGTAAAATCTGTCGTGATAGGAATGAGAAACAGAACTATGACGAGACAGAAAAgagtaaaaacaaaatggagGTACCaaataaaagggaaaaaagaataatgaaaaaggacTTATATGGAATACCAGAGGAAGAATTAAGTATCCGAAGATTACCAAATAGAAAGATAAAatctaaatataaattttgtaaaataaaaaaatatagagaaacaataaatataaattatagaaaaaaaaaaattttaagtattcATGAAGGAAAGTttaaaaacaagaaaattttttctccTGACACTTATACAAGACCAATGATGAGTAAGGTAAAAGAATCAATATTTAGCATTTTATCTCACATGAGCTTATTTAGTTGTACTGATATAAACGTAATTGATATATTTAGTGGAAGTGGTAACTTAGGTATTGAATGTATTTCTAGAGGCATTCAAAACATAACTTTTGTAGATTTATCTTTAAATTCTTGTAGAacaatttatgaaaatttaaaattatgtaatatacatcatttagataataaaattattcgaTCTGATGCaatagaattattaaataatccttttaaatttaatatagaaGAGAAATTTCACTTAGCATTTTTTACTCCTCCCTATGAACAAATTGTATACAGCAAACTTATACACAGTATTTCAGAAAGTGAATTATTTGATAATGACTGtcttatatttattgaatatccaaaagaaatagaaatgtTACCACACAAggtttataatttaattggtttaagaaatagaaaatttgGTAGGACCTACTTTGCTTTATATGTTCTGAACAGTACAGGTAAATTTGAGACTTACGAAAGAAAAGACGAATTTTATCCTTTACACTACAATCGTAAGCAGCGCAGGCAggagaaatatatttaa